A stretch of Paracoccus seriniphilus DNA encodes these proteins:
- a CDS encoding 2-hydroxyacid dehydrogenase, whose amino-acid sequence MTLLYLSEAKRGEVFARSFAQHLPDLPFHVGTAPDPAAVEYMVAWTPPKDLDQWPNLRLIFSVGAGIDQFDMDALPDHVGIVRMLEPGIARQMQEMAVMAALALHRDLPAYLEQGRQGVWQARANRPAAQRRIGVMGLGQLGQAVLAALQPFGFPLAGWSRSAKQIDGVECFTDLPGFLARSDILICLLPLTPETRDILNDDLFSALPEGAGLVHLGRGAQLNMPALHHALDNRLASAFLDVTDPEPLPPDHWLWRDPRVIVTPHVASQTDAQEGAAHVIAGIRAHRAGQDVPGSVDRSKGY is encoded by the coding sequence ATGACGCTGCTGTATCTGTCCGAAGCGAAGCGGGGCGAGGTCTTTGCCCGCAGCTTTGCGCAGCATCTGCCGGATCTGCCTTTCCATGTCGGAACGGCCCCCGATCCGGCAGCGGTGGAATATATGGTTGCCTGGACTCCGCCCAAGGACCTGGACCAATGGCCGAACCTGCGGCTGATCTTTTCGGTCGGGGCGGGCATTGACCAGTTCGACATGGATGCGCTGCCCGATCACGTCGGCATTGTGCGCATGCTTGAACCAGGGATAGCGCGACAGATGCAGGAAATGGCGGTCATGGCGGCGCTGGCGCTGCATCGTGATCTGCCGGCCTATCTGGAGCAGGGGCGGCAGGGCGTCTGGCAGGCGCGCGCGAACCGGCCCGCCGCGCAACGACGCATCGGAGTCATGGGCCTGGGGCAGTTGGGCCAGGCGGTTCTGGCTGCTCTGCAACCCTTCGGCTTTCCGTTGGCGGGTTGGAGCCGGTCTGCCAAACAGATCGACGGCGTGGAATGCTTTACCGATCTGCCGGGATTTCTGGCGCGCAGCGATATCCTGATCTGTCTGCTTCCCCTGACGCCTGAAACCCGCGACATCCTGAATGACGATCTCTTCTCTGCGCTGCCGGAAGGCGCAGGACTGGTTCATCTGGGACGGGGCGCACAGCTGAACATGCCGGCCTTGCATCACGCCCTGGACAACCGGCTGGCCTCGGCCTTTCTGGATGTGACGGACCCCGAGCCCTTGCCCCCGGATCATTGGTTGTGGCGCGATCCGCGGGTGATCGTGACGCCCCATGTCGCCAGCCAGACCGATGCGCAGGAGGGAGCCGCCCATGTGATCGCCGGCATCCGCGCCCACCGAGCCGGACAGGACGTGCCCGGCTCGGTCGATCGGAGCAAGGGCTATTGA
- a CDS encoding aminotransferase class III-fold pyridoxal phosphate-dependent enzyme → MLANSLVELDRNHLIHPVASWRGHEQAGVRLLTHGQGATVRDGQGRELIDGFAGLWCVNAGYGQPKVIEAATRQMQDLCYATGYFGLGSEPAVRLAARLAEAAPGDLDHVYFTLGGSDAVDSTIRFVRYYWHARGLPQKQHFISVEQGYHGSSTAGAGLTALPAFHAGFGVPYDWQHKIPTHDLYRNPVGNDPQTVIAASRQHLLDKVEELGGPEHVAAFYVEPIQGSGGVLVPPPGWMAAMRDLCASLDILFIADEVITAFGRTGPLFACADEGIVPDFITTAKGLTSGYVPMGAVFMSDHVYQVIADGAGKAAVGHGQTYSAHPVSAAVGLAVLDLYQDELLENGQVMGQRLQAGLASLSDHPLVGDVRGRGMLAAIELVTDKDAKTRLPAAADPANRIFDRAWDQGVVLRAFGWGVLGYAPPLCCTADEIDQIVERTRRVLDLTLGDPDIRAAMR, encoded by the coding sequence ATGCTTGCAAATTCCCTTGTCGAACTGGATCGCAATCATCTGATCCATCCCGTCGCCAGTTGGCGTGGCCATGAACAGGCGGGCGTGCGCCTGTTGACCCATGGCCAGGGTGCCACCGTCCGCGATGGCCAAGGTCGCGAGCTGATCGACGGCTTTGCCGGTCTGTGGTGCGTGAACGCCGGCTATGGTCAGCCAAAGGTGATCGAGGCCGCCACCCGGCAGATGCAGGATCTTTGCTACGCGACCGGCTATTTCGGTCTGGGCAGCGAACCTGCCGTGCGTCTGGCCGCGCGTCTGGCCGAGGCCGCGCCGGGCGATCTGGATCACGTCTATTTCACCCTTGGCGGTTCGGATGCGGTCGACAGCACGATCAGGTTTGTCCGCTACTACTGGCATGCGCGCGGTCTGCCGCAAAAGCAGCATTTCATCTCGGTCGAGCAGGGCTACCACGGGTCCTCGACGGCGGGGGCTGGGCTGACCGCGTTGCCGGCGTTCCATGCGGGCTTTGGCGTGCCATATGACTGGCAGCACAAGATTCCCACTCATGACCTGTATCGCAACCCGGTTGGAAATGATCCGCAGACGGTCATTGCCGCATCTCGTCAGCATCTGCTGGACAAGGTCGAGGAACTGGGCGGGCCAGAGCATGTCGCCGCCTTTTATGTCGAGCCGATCCAGGGCTCGGGCGGGGTCCTGGTGCCACCGCCGGGCTGGATGGCCGCGATGCGCGATCTTTGCGCCAGCCTGGACATCCTGTTCATTGCGGATGAGGTGATTACCGCATTCGGGCGCACCGGTCCGCTGTTCGCCTGCGCGGATGAGGGCATCGTTCCCGATTTCATCACCACGGCCAAGGGGCTGACATCGGGTTATGTGCCGATGGGTGCGGTCTTCATGTCCGATCATGTCTATCAGGTGATCGCAGATGGCGCAGGCAAGGCGGCTGTCGGGCATGGCCAGACCTATTCGGCGCATCCGGTCTCGGCTGCGGTGGGGCTGGCCGTGCTGGATCTGTATCAGGATGAATTGCTGGAGAACGGGCAGGTGATGGGCCAACGGTTGCAGGCCGGACTGGCCTCTCTGTCCGATCACCCGCTGGTTGGCGATGTCCGGGGGCGCGGCATGCTGGCAGCCATCGAACTGGTGACCGACAAGGACGCCAAGACACGCCTTCCCGCCGCAGCCGATCCCGCCAACCGGATCTTTGACCGGGCCTGGGATCAGGGCGTGGTCTTGCGTGCCTTTGGATGGGGTGTTCTCGGCTATGCGCCGCCGCTGTGCTGCACGGCGGATGAGATCGATCAGATCGTCGAGCGCACGCGCAGGGTGCTGGATTTGACTCTGGGCGATCCGGACATCCGTGCGGCGATGCGCTGA
- a CDS encoding GNAT family N-acetyltransferase has protein sequence MPDSTLTITPFEAAHLPGALALSRAESWPHRAEDWQMFLSLSRGVVALAGDQVAGTALATRFGQVGLVNMIIVGEALRGRGLGRTLVQRAMETADVAEYRLVATQAGLPLYRKMGFVDLGEIVQHQGQVAALEVQDAGISWASAADSAALAALDQQATGMARKPLVDAILSLGQIAALSQDGQITAWAGIRPFGRGLVAGPVIAPDSGTAQRLLSRLMADHPGSFIRVDTQADSGLSDWLTSINLTRAGGGVSMSTAPQVPSGPNRSFALAAQALG, from the coding sequence ATGCCTGACAGCACGCTGACCATCACGCCCTTCGAAGCCGCGCATCTTCCCGGTGCCCTTGCCCTGTCGCGCGCCGAAAGCTGGCCCCATCGGGCCGAGGACTGGCAGATGTTCCTGTCGCTCAGCCGCGGTGTCGTTGCCCTGGCTGGTGATCAGGTTGCAGGCACTGCTCTGGCCACACGCTTTGGGCAGGTCGGGCTGGTCAATATGATCATCGTGGGCGAGGCACTGCGCGGGCGCGGCCTTGGACGGACATTGGTTCAGCGCGCCATGGAAACGGCAGATGTCGCGGAATACCGTCTGGTGGCGACGCAGGCCGGGCTGCCGCTCTATCGCAAGATGGGTTTCGTCGATCTGGGCGAGATCGTGCAGCATCAGGGGCAGGTCGCCGCGCTGGAGGTTCAGGATGCCGGGATCAGCTGGGCCTCGGCGGCAGATTCTGCCGCTCTGGCGGCTCTGGACCAACAGGCCACCGGGATGGCACGCAAACCGCTGGTCGATGCCATTCTCTCGCTCGGGCAAATCGCCGCGCTGTCGCAGGATGGCCAGATCACGGCCTGGGCAGGCATTCGGCCCTTTGGGCGCGGATTGGTCGCCGGGCCGGTGATCGCCCCTGACAGCGGGACCGCGCAACGTCTGCTGTCGCGGCTGATGGCGGATCATCCCGGCAGCTTCATTCGCGTCGATACCCAGGCCGACAGCGGCCTGTCGGATTGGCTGACCTCGATCAATCTGACCCGCGCCGGAGGAGGCGTGTCGATGTCGACCGCCCCGCAGGTGCCGTCAGGCCCCAACCGCAGCTTTGCCCTTGCCGCTCAGGCGCTTGGTTGA
- a CDS encoding haloacid dehalogenase type II → MTFRPKFITFDCYGTLTNFDMAGAARRIYGDTLSEPAMVQFIKNFAAYRLDEILGAWKPYGEVVHNSLERTCKANGVPFRPEDAQRVYDEVPTWGPHPDVPAGLAKVAREIPLVILSNAMNCQIMSNVEKLGAPFHMVITAEETGSYKPQMNGFEYMLDKLGCGPKDICHVSSSFRYDLMTAHDLGIDNKIWVNRGHEPANPYYGYTEIADIGGLPGVFGL, encoded by the coding sequence ATGACCTTTCGCCCGAAATTCATCACCTTCGACTGCTATGGCACCCTGACCAATTTCGACATGGCAGGCGCAGCGCGGCGCATTTACGGCGACACGCTGTCCGAACCGGCCATGGTGCAATTCATCAAGAATTTCGCGGCCTACCGTCTGGATGAAATCCTTGGCGCATGGAAACCCTATGGCGAGGTCGTGCACAATTCGCTGGAACGCACCTGCAAGGCCAACGGCGTTCCCTTCCGCCCCGAGGACGCGCAACGGGTCTATGACGAAGTCCCCACCTGGGGGCCGCATCCCGATGTACCTGCCGGTCTGGCCAAGGTCGCCAGGGAAATCCCGCTGGTGATCCTGTCCAATGCCATGAACTGCCAGATCATGTCGAATGTCGAAAAGCTGGGGGCGCCCTTCCACATGGTCATCACCGCCGAGGAAACCGGCAGCTACAAACCGCAGATGAACGGCTTTGAATACATGCTGGACAAGCTGGGCTGCGGCCCCAAGGACATCTGCCATGTATCCTCGTCCTTCCGCTATGACCTGATGACCGCCCATGATCTGGGCATCGACAACAAGATCTGGGTCAATCGTGGTCACGAGCCCGCCAACCCCTATTACGGCTACACCGAGATCGCCGACATCGGCGGGCTGCCCGGCGTCTTCGGGCTGTGA
- a CDS encoding NAD(P)/FAD-dependent oxidoreductase, which translates to MKFLPYWHDSTPAFGGAASGPVGGDYDVAVIGAGFTGLGAARKLAMEGKSVIVLEARHVGAGASGRNGGHLNNGLAHSYLAAMRQFGPEKARALYHAFDAGIETLIRIIDEEGIDCNFRRSGKLKLASKPGHMDAMRRNFEAVNREADPETEWLERDVLHDEVRSDSFHAGMLQRRSAMMHMGRFVVGLADAAVRHGAVVHEGATVTTRQKQGAGWRLTTTKGKVTAGQVLLATGAYTDDAFPWFRRRIVPVGSFIIATRPLTETEIAASVPGDRTFVNSMNIGNYFRLTPDRRLIWGGRARFSARSDQRSDSKSGAVLRASLAATLPQLADVGIDYCWGGMVDMTADRFPRAGQADGLWYSMGYSGHGAQIATHMGEIMADRIMGHERQNPWQDLPWQAVPLHTGKPWFLPVVGLYYQLKDKIS; encoded by the coding sequence ATGAAATTCCTTCCATATTGGCATGACAGCACCCCCGCCTTCGGGGGCGCTGCAAGCGGGCCGGTCGGGGGCGACTATGATGTCGCAGTCATCGGCGCGGGGTTCACCGGATTGGGCGCAGCGCGCAAGCTGGCGATGGAGGGAAAATCCGTCATCGTGCTGGAGGCCCGGCATGTCGGTGCAGGCGCCTCTGGCCGCAACGGGGGCCATCTGAACAACGGGCTGGCCCACAGCTATCTGGCGGCGATGCGCCAGTTCGGGCCAGAGAAGGCACGCGCCTTGTATCACGCCTTTGACGCGGGGATCGAGACGCTGATCCGCATCATCGACGAAGAAGGCATCGACTGCAATTTCCGCCGTTCAGGCAAGCTGAAACTTGCCTCGAAGCCCGGACATATGGACGCCATGCGGCGCAACTTCGAAGCGGTCAACCGCGAGGCCGATCCGGAAACCGAATGGCTGGAGCGCGACGTGCTGCATGACGAGGTGCGCTCGGATTCCTTTCACGCCGGGATGCTGCAGCGGCGCAGTGCAATGATGCATATGGGCCGCTTCGTGGTTGGGCTGGCTGATGCCGCCGTTCGCCATGGTGCCGTGGTTCATGAAGGTGCCACCGTCACGACACGACAGAAACAGGGCGCAGGATGGCGGCTGACCACGACCAAGGGCAAGGTGACCGCAGGACAGGTCCTGCTGGCCACCGGAGCCTATACCGATGATGCCTTCCCCTGGTTTCGACGCCGGATCGTCCCCGTCGGCAGCTTCATCATCGCCACCCGCCCGCTGACAGAAACCGAAATCGCCGCCAGCGTCCCGGGAGACCGGACATTCGTCAATTCGATGAATATCGGCAACTATTTCCGCCTGACCCCGGATCGCCGCCTGATCTGGGGCGGACGGGCGCGGTTCTCGGCGCGTTCGGATCAACGCTCGGACAGCAAGAGCGGCGCAGTGCTGCGAGCCTCTCTGGCGGCGACCCTGCCGCAGCTGGCCGATGTCGGGATCGACTACTGCTGGGGCGGGATGGTCGATATGACCGCGGACCGTTTTCCCCGCGCCGGACAGGCGGACGGGCTGTGGTATTCAATGGGCTATTCGGGCCATGGCGCGCAGATCGCCACCCATATGGGCGAGATCATGGCCGACCGGATCATGGGCCATGAGCGGCAGAACCCCTGGCAGGATCTGCCCTGGCAGGCCGTGCCGCTGCATACCGGAAAACCCTGGTTCCTGCCCGTCGTGGGGCTGTATTATCAATTGAAGGACAAGATAAGCTGA
- a CDS encoding cupin domain-containing protein, with the protein MSLLKKIDLSEAGDPVPSKCAPEKLIAGDPDFLTWAFDDTGDGHIRTGIWEATPGENHSIKGEMFEFCHLLDGVIEVTEEGHDPRIFRKGDSFIMKPGYRGIWKTIETVRKIYVIVG; encoded by the coding sequence ATGTCTTTGCTGAAGAAGATCGACCTCTCCGAGGCAGGGGACCCTGTGCCGTCGAAATGCGCCCCGGAAAAGCTGATCGCAGGCGATCCAGATTTCCTGACCTGGGCTTTCGACGATACCGGCGATGGTCACATCCGGACCGGAATCTGGGAAGCCACCCCCGGCGAGAACCATTCGATCAAGGGAGAGATGTTCGAGTTCTGCCATCTGCTGGACGGCGTGATCGAAGTGACCGAGGAAGGCCATGACCCACGCATCTTTCGCAAGGGTGACAGCTTCATCATGAAGCCCGGCTATCGCGGCATCTGGAAAACCATTGAAACCGTGCGCAAGATCTATGTGATCGTCGGTTAG
- a CDS encoding NAD-dependent succinate-semialdehyde dehydrogenase, producing MTSHIALQGLSDPELLRRQALIGGKWVDAESGARIEVTDPATGAVLGTVPDVSAGQTGQAIAAAEAAFAQWRRTSPAERAKLLMAWHDLMIAATEDLAMILTLEQGKPLAEARGEIAYGASFIKWFAEEARRVEGGIIPAPMTDRRILATKEPVGVSAIITPWNFPNAMITRKVGPALAAGCTVVVKPSEFTPYSALALGVLAERAGIPAGVINIVTGMPAEIGAELTSSPVVRKLSFTGSTRVGSILMGQCAPTVKRLSLELGGNAPFIVFDDADLDAAVEGAIASKFRNGGQTCVCSNRILVQAGIHDAFVERLAERVSSMKVGSGMAADSDIGPMINGAAIDKINAHVQDALDHGASIAARAETPEGQYAAPMVLTGATGDMLLASEETFGPVAPVFRFDTEEEALLLANGTPFGLAAYFFTQDMQRAWRVGEALEFGMVGLNTGAVSMVESPFGGVKQSGLGREGARTGIDEYLETKAFHMAGL from the coding sequence ATGACCTCTCATATCGCTTTGCAAGGACTTTCCGATCCCGAATTGCTGCGTCGGCAGGCGCTGATCGGCGGGAAGTGGGTCGATGCCGAAAGTGGTGCCCGTATCGAGGTCACCGACCCGGCCACAGGGGCGGTCCTGGGCACGGTTCCCGATGTCTCGGCAGGACAGACCGGTCAGGCGATTGCGGCAGCCGAGGCGGCCTTTGCCCAATGGCGCAGGACCAGCCCGGCCGAGCGTGCGAAACTGTTGATGGCCTGGCATGATCTGATGATTGCCGCGACCGAGGATCTGGCCATGATCCTGACGCTGGAGCAGGGCAAGCCTCTGGCCGAAGCGCGCGGCGAGATTGCCTATGGGGCCAGCTTTATCAAATGGTTCGCCGAAGAAGCCCGGCGGGTCGAAGGCGGGATCATTCCGGCGCCGATGACGGATCGCCGCATTCTGGCGACCAAGGAGCCGGTTGGCGTTTCGGCCATCATCACGCCGTGGAATTTCCCCAATGCCATGATCACCCGAAAGGTCGGCCCGGCGCTGGCCGCAGGTTGCACGGTGGTCGTGAAACCATCTGAATTCACGCCCTATTCGGCGCTGGCGCTTGGCGTGTTGGCTGAACGGGCCGGAATTCCGGCAGGCGTGATCAATATCGTCACGGGCATGCCTGCCGAGATCGGCGCCGAACTGACCTCCAGCCCCGTCGTGCGAAAGTTGTCCTTTACCGGCTCGACCCGCGTGGGATCTATCCTGATGGGGCAATGCGCGCCGACGGTCAAAAGGCTGTCGCTGGAGCTTGGCGGCAATGCGCCCTTCATCGTCTTTGACGATGCCGATCTGGACGCCGCGGTCGAAGGGGCGATTGCCTCGAAATTCCGCAATGGCGGGCAGACCTGCGTCTGTTCGAACCGCATTCTTGTTCAGGCCGGCATCCACGATGCCTTTGTCGAACGTCTCGCAGAGCGTGTCTCGTCGATGAAGGTCGGGTCCGGCATGGCGGCGGACAGCGATATCGGCCCGATGATCAACGGTGCCGCCATCGACAAGATCAACGCGCATGTGCAGGATGCGCTGGACCATGGTGCCAGCATCGCCGCCCGCGCGGAAACGCCCGAGGGTCAATATGCAGCGCCCATGGTGCTGACAGGAGCCACTGGTGACATGTTGCTGGCATCGGAAGAGACCTTTGGACCGGTCGCGCCTGTCTTTCGCTTTGATACCGAAGAAGAAGCCTTGTTGCTGGCCAATGGCACGCCCTTCGGTCTGGCGGCCTATTTCTTCACGCAGGACATGCAGCGTGCCTGGCGGGTCGGCGAGGCACTGGAATTCGGCATGGTCGGGCTGAATACCGGTGCGGTGTCGATGGTGGAATCCCCCTTTGGCGGGGTCAAGCAATCGGGTTTGGGCCGCGAGGGCGCCCGCACCGGTATCGACGAGTATCTGGAAACCAAGGCCTTCCACATGGCCGGCCTGTAA
- a CDS encoding tartrate dehydrogenase: protein MTKQRIALIPGDGIGVPVTEAAMRVVEASGASVETHAFPWSCDYYLEHGRMMPEDGIETLRGFDAIFLGAVGWPKRVPDSVSLHGLLLPIRKAFVQYANIRPHRLLPGVEGPLRKSDFDILCIRENTEGEYSGAGGRVHQGTGDEVAVETSIFTRTGVERILRFAFEQARTRRGKLASVTKSNAQRHSMVFWDEVTDELAAEYPEVEVSRYHIDAMCARMVMAPESLDVVVASNLFGDILTDLGAAIQGGLGFAASANINPDRSAPSMFEPVHGSAPDIADQGIANPMAAFWSAAMMLDHLEQSEPAARIMAAMEASCASGVGVIPGQDSTDDITNAVLAQLQE from the coding sequence ATGACCAAGCAGCGCATTGCCCTGATCCCCGGCGACGGGATCGGCGTTCCCGTGACCGAAGCCGCGATGCGGGTCGTTGAAGCCAGCGGTGCCTCGGTTGAAACCCATGCCTTCCCATGGTCCTGTGACTATTACCTGGAACATGGGCGGATGATGCCCGAGGACGGGATCGAGACCCTGCGCGGCTTTGACGCGATCTTTCTGGGTGCGGTCGGCTGGCCGAAACGGGTGCCGGATTCCGTGTCACTGCACGGGCTGCTGCTGCCGATCCGCAAGGCTTTCGTGCAATATGCCAATATCCGGCCCCATCGGCTGTTGCCCGGTGTCGAGGGTCCGCTGCGCAAAAGCGATTTCGATATTCTCTGCATCCGCGAAAACACCGAGGGCGAATATTCCGGTGCCGGGGGGCGCGTCCATCAGGGCACCGGAGACGAGGTCGCTGTCGAAACCTCGATCTTCACCCGCACCGGGGTCGAACGTATCCTGCGCTTTGCCTTTGAACAGGCCAGGACCCGGCGCGGCAAGCTGGCCTCGGTCACCAAGTCCAATGCGCAGCGCCATTCGATGGTGTTCTGGGATGAGGTCACCGACGAACTGGCGGCTGAATATCCCGAAGTCGAGGTCTCGCGCTATCATATCGATGCCATGTGCGCGCGCATGGTGATGGCCCCTGAAAGCCTTGATGTCGTGGTCGCCTCGAATCTGTTCGGCGATATCCTGACCGATCTGGGCGCGGCCATTCAGGGCGGGTTGGGATTCGCGGCCTCGGCCAATATCAATCCCGACCGCAGCGCGCCCTCGATGTTCGAACCCGTGCATGGATCGGCGCCCGACATTGCCGATCAGGGCATTGCCAATCCGATGGCAGCTTTCTGGTCGGCGGCGATGATGCTGGACCATCTGGAACAGTCCGAACCCGCGGCCCGCATCATGGCGGCGATGGAGGCGAGCTGTGCCAGCGGAGTCGGCGTCATCCCCGGTCAGGACAGCACCGACGATATCACCAATGCCGTTCTGGCCCAGCTACAGGAATAA
- a CDS encoding aldehyde dehydrogenase family protein has translation MTNSFDPDSIELPIGHLIDGELLPTNDGLAMHRPSDGAEYAHCPVADAEMVDRAVQSARRAQAAGWGSAVPRDRTRALQRWADLIESHARELAQLEALCSTRPVSQLAAGDIAVTAEQIRFFAELADKEGGDLAPTAQGSLGMTVTEPYGVVGAITPWNFPISMAGWKLGPALAAGNAVVLKPSEMTPFSSIRMAQLAVQAGIPAGLINVVLGDGPVTGTALTGHGQIAKVSFTGSTAAGQAIMGNIARCGTKPVTLELGGKSPQIVFADADLDLAADNIARSIVFNAGQACVAGSRVIAHASIADDLAARLMARMQPDRPGPTWQGDTAYSPIISEKQRQRIAGILGQAVDGGAEVLCGGHALDRAGYFFAPTLLDGVDQNSPAVQQEIFGPVLTLQRFDTEEEALALSDHPIYGLCAGIFTRDLSRALRAMKRVQAGTVWINRYGRSRDHILPTGGYRQSGIGKDLGREAYHANRQSKTVLIDI, from the coding sequence ATGACGAATTCCTTTGACCCTGACAGCATCGAATTGCCCATTGGCCATCTGATCGACGGAGAACTGCTGCCGACAAACGACGGGCTGGCCATGCATCGTCCCTCGGATGGTGCGGAGTATGCCCATTGCCCGGTCGCAGACGCCGAGATGGTGGACCGCGCGGTGCAATCGGCGCGTCGGGCGCAGGCTGCGGGTTGGGGCAGCGCGGTGCCGCGGGATCGGACCCGGGCCCTGCAGCGATGGGCCGACCTGATCGAGAGCCATGCCCGCGAGTTGGCGCAGCTCGAGGCGCTGTGTTCGACACGGCCGGTATCACAGCTGGCCGCCGGAGATATTGCCGTCACCGCCGAGCAGATCCGCTTTTTTGCGGAACTGGCCGACAAGGAAGGCGGCGATCTGGCTCCTACGGCCCAGGGGTCTCTGGGCATGACCGTGACTGAACCCTATGGCGTCGTCGGGGCAATCACGCCGTGGAACTTTCCGATCTCGATGGCAGGGTGGAAGCTGGGTCCGGCACTGGCCGCAGGAAATGCCGTTGTGCTGAAGCCCTCGGAGATGACGCCGTTTTCCTCGATCCGCATGGCGCAGCTGGCGGTTCAGGCCGGCATTCCGGCAGGATTGATCAATGTGGTGCTGGGCGACGGGCCTGTCACCGGCACGGCTCTGACGGGTCATGGCCAGATCGCCAAGGTCAGCTTTACCGGTTCGACCGCGGCGGGGCAGGCAATCATGGGCAATATAGCCCGCTGCGGGACCAAGCCGGTGACGCTGGAACTGGGCGGCAAATCCCCGCAGATCGTCTTTGCCGATGCTGATCTGGATCTGGCGGCCGACAATATCGCGCGTTCGATCGTGTTCAATGCCGGGCAGGCCTGCGTTGCGGGCAGCCGGGTCATCGCCCATGCCTCGATCGCGGATGACCTGGCGGCGCGGCTGATGGCGCGGATGCAGCCAGACCGGCCCGGCCCGACATGGCAGGGTGACACCGCCTACTCGCCGATCATTTCCGAAAAACAGCGCCAGCGCATCGCGGGCATTCTTGGGCAGGCTGTCGACGGTGGCGCCGAAGTCCTGTGCGGCGGTCATGCGCTGGACCGAGCCGGATATTTCTTTGCACCGACACTGCTGGACGGAGTCGACCAGAACAGCCCTGCGGTACAGCAGGAAATCTTTGGTCCGGTGCTGACGCTGCAGCGCTTCGACACCGAGGAAGAGGCTCTGGCACTTTCGGATCACCCGATCTATGGCCTGTGCGCGGGAATATTCACGCGCGATCTGTCCCGTGCCCTGCGTGCCATGAAAAGGGTGCAGGCCGGGACCGTCTGGATCAACCGCTATGGCCGCTCGCGCGATCATATCCTGCCGACAGGGGGCTATCGCCAATCCGGTATCGGCAAGGATCTGGGCCGCGAAGCCTATCATGCCAACCGTCAGTCCAAGACTGTGCTGATCGACATCTGA
- the argE gene encoding acetylornithine deacetylase: MMMTEILAELVSVPSLPGTPNDRITDVICGRLDVPGVTLHRLATPEGRWNLLASIGPADLPGLMLSGHSDVVSTEGQEWDSDPFCLTEVEDRLVARGTSDMKGFLAAMLDLVPDLLQMPLKRPVHLAFSCDEEIGCRGVPHLIARLPELIARPAGCVVGEPSDLHPVRAHKGKQSVEIRLEGRPGHSSDPAQGVNAIYPAARLALEVENIAAAFAAMGPFDQGFTTPNSTLQAGVIQGGVAVNIIPEHARMLIEARTIPAQSPADVIARVSAALDHIGASAKAAGRPFRSTIEVLASYPALSPRGNEELAGLLSQITGQPIIQAVSYGTEAGLFAQAGIPSVVCGPGNISRAHRANEFIHPQELSACADMLRKIVSRNCL; this comes from the coding sequence ATGATGATGACCGAAATTCTGGCCGAGCTTGTCTCGGTCCCTTCCCTGCCCGGCACCCCGAACGACAGGATCACCGATGTGATCTGCGGACGGCTGGATGTTCCGGGTGTCACCCTGCACCGCCTCGCCACCCCCGAAGGCCGCTGGAACCTGCTGGCCAGCATCGGCCCCGCCGATCTGCCGGGCCTGATGCTGTCAGGGCACAGCGATGTCGTCTCGACCGAGGGGCAGGAATGGGACAGCGATCCCTTTTGCCTGACAGAGGTCGAGGACCGGCTGGTCGCACGTGGCACCAGCGACATGAAGGGCTTTCTGGCGGCAATGCTGGATCTGGTGCCGGACCTGCTGCAGATGCCCCTGAAGCGCCCCGTGCATCTGGCCTTTTCCTGCGATGAGGAAATCGGCTGTCGCGGCGTGCCGCATCTGATCGCGCGCCTGCCGGAACTGATCGCCCGGCCTGCCGGATGCGTGGTGGGCGAACCGTCGGATCTGCACCCGGTGCGCGCACATAAGGGCAAGCAATCGGTCGAAATCCGCCTTGAAGGGCGACCCGGCCATTCATCGGATCCGGCCCAGGGGGTGAATGCGATCTATCCGGCAGCCCGGCTGGCGCTGGAGGTCGAGAATATCGCCGCGGCCTTCGCCGCAATGGGGCCTTTCGATCAGGGCTTTACCACACCCAACTCGACCTTGCAGGCCGGCGTGATTCAGGGCGGCGTGGCCGTCAACATCATTCCCGAACATGCCCGCATGCTGATCGAGGCCCGCACCATTCCCGCACAATCGCCCGCGGATGTCATCGCGCGTGTCTCTGCCGCGCTGGATCATATCGGCGCCTCGGCAAAGGCGGCAGGCCGACCGTTTCGCAGCACGATCGAGGTGCTGGCCAGCTATCCGGCACTATCGCCGCGGGGCAATGAAGAACTGGCCGGACTCCTGTCGCAGATTACCGGACAACCGATCATTCAGGCGGTCAGCTATGGCACCGAAGCCGGATTGTTCGCGCAGGCGGGCATTCCATCGGTCGTTTGCGGTCCCGGCAATATCAGCCGCGCCCATCGCGCCAATGAGTTCATTCACCCGCAGGAACTGTCTGCCTGCG